One Alkalicoccus halolimnae DNA segment encodes these proteins:
- a CDS encoding sucrose-specific PTS transporter subunit IIBC, whose amino-acid sequence MADENRQIAEELIEAVGGQENISSVAHCATRLRIMVKDREKIDQPRVEELDKVKGAFYNAGQFQVIFGTGTVNRIHEQVVALGVSESSKSEQKEETKNQGNAIQRLLRTFGDIFVPIIPVLVATGLFMGLRGLITNLMPGALPENFILYTQVLTDTAFAFLPALIAWSAFRVFGGSPVIGIVLGLMLVNPALPNAYDVGSGDADPIMFLGFIPVIGYQGSVLPAFIAGYFGAKLEKWLRQRVPEALDLILTPFLTLLIMITAALFFLGPIFSAVESGIMVGATFVLELPFGLSGLIIGGLHQVIVITGVHHIFNLFEIQLLAEDGLNPFNALITAGIAAQGGAALAVGLKTKSKKLKTLALPSSLSAFLGITEPAIFGVNLRYIKPFAMALIGGAAGGFFAALFNLQATGMAITVIPGTLLYVDSLLSVALYALTNIIAAGVAFALTWTVGFSDDMLDK is encoded by the coding sequence ATGGCAGATGAAAATCGTCAGATAGCAGAAGAGCTGATCGAAGCTGTCGGCGGCCAGGAAAACATTTCCTCTGTAGCCCACTGCGCCACGAGGCTTCGGATCATGGTTAAAGACCGTGAAAAAATTGACCAGCCGCGCGTGGAGGAACTCGACAAAGTAAAAGGTGCTTTTTACAATGCCGGTCAGTTTCAGGTTATTTTCGGCACGGGTACTGTAAACCGCATTCACGAACAGGTCGTTGCATTAGGCGTATCGGAATCATCAAAATCCGAACAAAAAGAAGAAACAAAAAACCAGGGTAATGCAATTCAGAGACTGCTGCGTACCTTCGGTGATATTTTCGTACCGATTATTCCTGTTCTTGTTGCTACTGGTCTCTTTATGGGACTTCGCGGACTTATAACTAATCTCATGCCCGGAGCCCTTCCTGAAAACTTCATATTATACACGCAGGTTTTAACTGATACCGCCTTTGCTTTCCTGCCGGCATTAATCGCCTGGTCAGCTTTCCGGGTATTCGGAGGAAGCCCGGTTATTGGTATCGTACTTGGACTTATGCTCGTTAATCCGGCTCTGCCGAACGCTTATGATGTAGGTTCCGGAGATGCGGATCCGATTATGTTTTTAGGATTTATTCCTGTCATTGGTTATCAAGGCTCGGTTCTGCCGGCTTTCATTGCCGGTTACTTCGGGGCGAAGCTCGAAAAGTGGCTCCGCCAGCGAGTCCCGGAAGCACTGGATCTGATTTTAACTCCATTCCTCACGCTGCTTATTATGATTACAGCAGCCCTGTTTTTCCTCGGCCCGATTTTCTCTGCCGTAGAATCAGGAATAATGGTTGGAGCAACTTTTGTACTTGAACTGCCATTCGGTCTCAGCGGGTTAATTATCGGGGGGCTGCACCAGGTTATCGTTATTACCGGTGTCCACCACATATTCAACCTCTTTGAGATTCAACTGCTTGCAGAAGACGGCTTGAACCCGTTCAACGCGCTTATCACTGCCGGCATCGCAGCACAAGGCGGGGCGGCTCTAGCAGTTGGTCTGAAGACAAAGTCAAAAAAGCTGAAAACACTTGCACTGCCATCTTCTCTATCTGCCTTTTTAGGTATTACCGAACCGGCTATCTTCGGTGTTAACCTCCGGTACATTAAACCGTTTGCAATGGCACTGATCGGCGGTGCAGCAGGTGGATTTTTCGCAGCGCTGTTTAATCTGCAGGCAACAGGTATGGCGATTACCGTCATTCCCGGAACGCTTCTGTACGTAGACAGCCTCTTATCCGTTGCGCTTTACGCCCTGACAAACATTATTGCAGCAGGCGTAGCATTTGCACTTACCTGGACGGTCGGTTTCTCTGACGATATGCTTGATAAATAA
- a CDS encoding aspartate aminotransferase family protein, translating to MTSNVDSLMKRMGERLAPSMAKDHPNLPVIKEEGCYYYGTDGRTYLDFSSGIAVTNTGHRHPKVVEAIKRGADSLTHGPSGVIMYESILSLADKLAEIMPGDIDCFFFGNSGTEAVEGALKLAKYVTERTAVVSFNGGFHGRTFGAMGVSTSKSKYRKHMQPQMNAYTVPYADPSLSSEENEAKLEKDFENLFEHQITPEEVACMIVEPILGEGGYIVPPASWLQKIREVCTQHGILLIFDEVQTGFGRTGDWFAAQTFGVNPDIMAVAKGIASGMPLGATAASKELMQKWPLGTHATTFGGNPIACEAGLATIEVLKEEKLPENAAAMGKYAKEELEKMKQNHPTLGTIRGQGLMIGIEIINPETGEADGGGLMEVLDLALAEGVLFYFCGNKTEVMRMIPPLIVTKEQVDEGLEKLDRALTIFEKK from the coding sequence ATGACATCCAATGTTGATTCCCTGATGAAACGAATGGGAGAACGTCTTGCTCCAAGTATGGCAAAAGACCACCCGAACCTTCCCGTAATAAAAGAAGAAGGATGCTATTACTACGGAACGGACGGACGCACCTATCTGGATTTCTCTTCCGGAATCGCCGTCACCAATACAGGTCACAGACACCCGAAAGTCGTTGAAGCGATCAAACGAGGAGCTGATTCCCTCACACACGGACCTTCCGGGGTTATTATGTATGAGTCCATTCTCTCTTTAGCGGATAAACTCGCCGAAATCATGCCCGGAGACATTGACTGCTTCTTTTTCGGAAACAGCGGTACAGAAGCGGTCGAAGGTGCATTGAAGCTGGCGAAGTATGTCACCGAACGTACTGCAGTAGTCTCGTTTAACGGCGGGTTCCATGGAAGAACGTTTGGGGCTATGGGAGTAAGTACTTCCAAAAGTAAATACCGTAAACATATGCAGCCGCAGATGAATGCCTATACTGTTCCTTATGCGGATCCTTCTTTGTCTTCCGAAGAAAATGAAGCAAAGCTGGAGAAGGATTTCGAGAATTTATTTGAGCATCAAATTACCCCTGAAGAAGTGGCCTGCATGATCGTAGAGCCTATTCTTGGAGAAGGGGGCTACATTGTCCCGCCGGCATCCTGGCTTCAAAAAATAAGAGAAGTATGTACACAGCATGGTATTCTGCTGATTTTTGATGAAGTTCAGACGGGATTCGGCAGAACAGGAGACTGGTTTGCTGCGCAGACCTTCGGAGTGAATCCGGATATTATGGCAGTTGCGAAAGGGATTGCGTCCGGCATGCCGCTTGGAGCGACTGCTGCCAGCAAGGAACTGATGCAGAAATGGCCGCTCGGCACTCATGCTACAACGTTTGGCGGGAATCCTATTGCCTGCGAAGCAGGACTGGCTACGATAGAAGTGCTAAAAGAAGAAAAACTGCCTGAAAATGCGGCAGCGATGGGAAAATATGCAAAAGAAGAGCTTGAAAAAATGAAACAAAATCACCCGACTCTCGGCACCATCCGCGGGCAGGGACTGATGATCGGCATTGAAATTATTAACCCCGAGACCGGCGAAGCTGACGGGGGAGGGCTGATGGAAGTTCTCGATCTCGCTCTTGCCGAAGGTGTCCTGTTTTATTTCTGTGGAAATAAAACGGAGGTCATGCGGATGATTCCGCCATTAATCGTTACGAAGGAGCAGGTTGATGAAGGTCTGGAAAAACTGGATCGTGCTCTTACCATTTTCGAAAAGAAATAA
- the csaA gene encoding chaperone CsaA, whose protein sequence is MAEFEDFLKLDMRIGTIREAERLEGARVPAFKLKINFGEEIGIKQSSAQITKRYEAKQLIGKQVAAVVNFPPRKIAGFSSEVLVLGGMPGEGDVVLLKTDEPLPNGTKIG, encoded by the coding sequence ATGGCAGAATTTGAAGACTTTTTAAAATTAGATATGAGAATTGGAACGATCCGGGAGGCAGAGAGACTGGAAGGAGCGCGGGTTCCTGCTTTTAAACTGAAAATTAATTTTGGAGAAGAAATCGGAATCAAGCAGTCAAGCGCTCAGATTACGAAAAGGTATGAAGCAAAGCAGCTGATCGGAAAGCAGGTCGCGGCAGTAGTGAATTTTCCGCCGCGAAAAATTGCCGGATTCTCCTCAGAAGTGCTGGTACTCGGAGGAATGCCCGGCGAAGGGGATGTCGTGCTTCTTAAAACGGACGAACCTCTCCCGAACGGGACGAAAATAGGGTAA
- a CDS encoding DUF2628 domain-containing protein — MESILTAKAASYIGRNADYYQKKWKKWKKPAAFSGWNGAAFLLAPFWASSRHMYGWSFIYFLFFVAVLTAESFFPALLGLGADASPTLLLQLMPFLIIHTIFGLLGNAWYAQKIKRIVEHHEGKQILPPLFNKSGFNLVTGVLVPVLCAALLAYPGAAAEQWVYNPPLENGVYVYSDNEPSPEGIVDVANDPAFEKYETGISMFYTGDLIGEQSLTFELYYDYSGEWISVREETVSFFTGDKLSLEILDAEDPATDTGRYRVDVYIEDTLFDSENFTITEPDPGS; from the coding sequence ATGGAATCTATACTTACTGCAAAGGCAGCATCATACATTGGGAGAAATGCAGACTACTATCAGAAAAAGTGGAAGAAGTGGAAAAAACCCGCTGCTTTTTCCGGATGGAACGGAGCCGCTTTTTTGCTCGCCCCTTTCTGGGCTTCCTCCCGCCACATGTACGGGTGGAGCTTTATCTACTTTCTATTCTTCGTCGCCGTTTTAACGGCAGAGTCTTTTTTTCCAGCTCTGCTCGGTCTCGGAGCAGACGCTTCCCCCACCCTGCTGCTTCAGCTTATGCCCTTCTTGATCATTCACACGATTTTTGGGCTGCTGGGCAACGCATGGTACGCACAGAAAATAAAACGTATTGTGGAGCATCATGAAGGAAAACAAATCCTCCCTCCATTATTTAATAAATCAGGTTTTAATCTCGTCACAGGAGTTCTTGTACCTGTTTTATGCGCTGCTCTTCTCGCATATCCGGGTGCGGCTGCCGAGCAGTGGGTCTACAACCCGCCGCTTGAAAATGGAGTTTATGTTTACAGCGACAATGAGCCTTCTCCCGAGGGAATAGTCGATGTTGCCAACGATCCCGCTTTTGAAAAGTATGAAACTGGAATCAGCATGTTTTACACAGGTGATCTCATAGGCGAGCAGTCCCTGACGTTCGAGCTTTATTATGATTATTCCGGGGAATGGATTTCTGTGAGGGAAGAGACAGTTTCTTTTTTTACGGGAGATAAACTCTCTCTCGAAATTCTTGATGCTGAAGACCCGGCAACGGACACCGGCCGGTATCGGGTCGATGTCTATATAGAAGACACGCTTTTTGATTCTGAGAATTTCACGATAACAGAACCTGATCCGGGCTCATAA
- a CDS encoding YjiH family protein: MSSADKSQKDQQNTETEEKDTPPSKKRFLTCSLLGILLFLVPVPFDGSITIGVGILAESLQSAFGAYIPGFMTIVIAVSAGGALAVSIFQPAWVLRNEALSSLFFISKAWLIVRIIGTIFAVMTLFQFGPGVITADFTGGTVLNDLVPVLMAWFLFAALFMPLLLSFGLMDFIGTVLRKFMQPVFKLPGRSAIDATASWMGAGPVGVLITTQQFEQGYYTKREASVIATNFSIASIAFSLVIISFIGLDAYFVPFYLTVTLAVVVAAIIMPRIPPLSLKKDEYHGPAGKQIDEVVPENESTFSFGIRKAVEKANSVKSMKHVMIRGLTNVMDMWLGLIPIVMALGTVALILAEFTPVFVWLSAPIVPLLQLLQLPEAAQAAPAMIVGFADMFLPAVIGSSIESELTRFVIAGVSITQLVYMSEIGVLIMRSKIPLSFWELAVIFIQRTLITLPIIAGVAHLIF; encoded by the coding sequence ATGTCGTCAGCAGATAAATCGCAAAAAGACCAGCAGAATACGGAAACAGAGGAAAAAGACACTCCTCCTTCAAAAAAAAGATTTTTAACATGTTCCCTTCTTGGTATTCTCCTTTTTCTTGTGCCTGTTCCTTTTGACGGAAGCATTACGATCGGGGTCGGAATACTTGCAGAATCACTCCAGAGTGCATTTGGAGCATATATCCCGGGATTTATGACAATCGTGATTGCTGTTTCTGCGGGAGGAGCTCTGGCCGTATCGATATTTCAGCCTGCCTGGGTGCTTCGTAATGAAGCACTGAGCAGTCTGTTCTTCATTTCAAAAGCCTGGCTTATCGTAAGAATTATCGGTACAATTTTTGCCGTCATGACCTTATTTCAATTCGGTCCGGGAGTCATTACAGCAGATTTCACTGGTGGTACCGTCCTTAATGACCTCGTGCCTGTATTAATGGCCTGGTTCTTATTCGCAGCGCTGTTTATGCCGCTGCTTCTTTCTTTTGGCCTGATGGATTTCATCGGGACAGTGCTGCGTAAGTTTATGCAGCCGGTGTTTAAACTGCCCGGCCGATCCGCTATTGATGCGACAGCTTCCTGGATGGGGGCAGGACCTGTCGGGGTGCTGATTACGACGCAGCAGTTTGAACAGGGCTATTATACAAAGAGGGAAGCATCGGTTATCGCAACGAACTTCTCTATTGCTTCTATTGCATTTAGTCTCGTCATTATCAGTTTTATCGGGCTTGACGCTTACTTTGTTCCGTTTTATTTAACGGTGACGCTTGCCGTTGTTGTGGCAGCAATTATTATGCCGAGAATACCGCCGCTTTCTTTGAAAAAAGATGAATACCACGGTCCTGCCGGAAAACAAATTGATGAAGTGGTCCCGGAAAACGAATCAACATTTTCTTTTGGTATTAGAAAAGCAGTTGAAAAAGCGAACAGTGTGAAAAGCATGAAACATGTTATGATAAGAGGGTTGACCAATGTAATGGATATGTGGCTCGGCCTCATTCCAATCGTTATGGCACTCGGAACTGTTGCATTAATACTGGCTGAATTTACGCCTGTATTTGTCTGGCTTTCTGCACCCATTGTGCCTCTTCTTCAGCTGCTCCAGCTTCCGGAAGCAGCCCAGGCAGCCCCGGCGATGATCGTAGGCTTTGCGGATATGTTCCTTCCGGCAGTAATCGGAAGCAGTATTGAAAGCGAGCTTACCCGATTTGTTATTGCCGGAGTTTCAATTACGCAGCTTGTATACATGTCAGAGATTGGTGTATTGATAATGCGTTCCAAAATTCCACTTAGCTTCTGGGAGCTTGCCGTGATTTTTATCCAGCGTACGCTTATTACACTGCCAATCATCGCCGGAGTTGCTCATTTAATATTTTAA
- a CDS encoding BCCT family transporter — MSQYEYETKKPSIVFFISAPLVAAFVVWGFFGPDSLAARSSEGLAFTLNNFGWFYMLSTAFFIAFILFLAVSPFGKLKLGKPDERPEFNFFQWLGMLFAAGIGVGFVFWGVAEPVLYFFDPHPDYVGTGESTQASAGLRYGVFHWALHPWAIFSLVALTLAYVQFRKDQPALISSAFQPILGDRAYGAFGKGIDTLAVLATSTGVATTFGLSALQISGGMSYLFDGIQNNAFTQMSIIFIVTCLFIFSAATGVNKGIKILSSINLVIAGLLLVFVIIVGPTLFIAQSFVTTIGGYISNVVTMSLDLDPFGDGEWLGNNTIFFWAWHISWAPFMGIFIARISRGRSIREFVAGVLIVPSLLAALWFTAFGGTALDLIIGGNDVIGDLVMEEVELALFATLGELPLAGITSTLAVFLIIIFFITSADSASYVLGAMTSSGSLSPKLSIKVIWGFLIAGTASVLLLSGGLEGLQTASIVAALPFAVIMIVMLFSLLIMMTKDLQIEKLRGRKQERRRVKDEVYGGMKDNVYDDVREDVREDIREDMKENLREEYISEDVYEEMKEEVYEQVKDEVYDDIKEEVYEEFKDKIYNDLRDDLEEQLKDEDNETDKKKRK; from the coding sequence ATGAGCCAGTATGAGTATGAAACAAAAAAACCAAGTATTGTGTTTTTTATTTCAGCACCATTGGTTGCGGCTTTTGTCGTGTGGGGTTTCTTCGGCCCTGACTCGCTGGCAGCCCGTTCAAGTGAGGGGCTTGCCTTCACCCTTAACAATTTCGGTTGGTTTTACATGCTTTCAACAGCTTTCTTTATTGCTTTTATACTCTTTTTGGCTGTAAGTCCATTCGGTAAATTAAAACTTGGTAAGCCGGATGAAAGACCGGAATTCAACTTCTTCCAATGGCTCGGCATGCTGTTCGCTGCCGGAATCGGGGTCGGCTTTGTTTTCTGGGGAGTGGCCGAACCTGTCCTTTATTTCTTTGATCCCCATCCGGATTACGTCGGTACCGGTGAATCCACCCAGGCTTCGGCAGGACTGCGGTACGGCGTGTTTCACTGGGCTCTGCATCCATGGGCGATTTTTTCCCTCGTTGCGCTGACACTCGCTTACGTTCAATTCCGCAAGGATCAGCCTGCTCTGATAAGCTCTGCTTTTCAGCCTATTTTAGGTGACCGTGCCTACGGAGCTTTCGGCAAAGGGATAGATACTCTCGCTGTACTGGCAACTTCCACCGGGGTAGCGACGACGTTTGGTCTTAGTGCACTGCAGATTTCCGGCGGTATGTCCTACTTATTTGACGGAATTCAAAACAACGCCTTTACCCAGATGTCGATCATTTTTATTGTCACTTGTTTATTTATCTTTTCTGCAGCTACCGGTGTTAATAAAGGGATTAAAATTCTCAGTTCCATTAACCTCGTCATTGCCGGTCTGCTTCTCGTATTTGTTATTATCGTCGGGCCAACGCTCTTTATAGCGCAGAGTTTTGTAACGACTATCGGGGGCTATATATCCAACGTGGTGACGATGAGCCTCGACCTTGATCCATTCGGAGACGGAGAATGGCTCGGAAATAACACCATTTTCTTCTGGGCCTGGCACATTTCCTGGGCTCCGTTTATGGGAATTTTCATCGCCCGTATTTCACGTGGACGTTCGATCCGCGAATTCGTCGCCGGCGTATTGATCGTTCCGTCCCTGCTGGCTGCCCTATGGTTTACAGCTTTCGGCGGAACAGCGCTTGATCTGATTATTGGAGGAAACGATGTCATTGGTGATCTCGTTATGGAAGAAGTGGAGCTGGCCCTGTTTGCCACCCTTGGTGAACTCCCGCTGGCTGGCATAACGAGTACACTCGCCGTCTTTCTGATTATTATTTTCTTTATCACTTCTGCCGACTCTGCCTCCTACGTGCTTGGAGCTATGACGAGCAGTGGCAGCCTGAGTCCAAAGCTTTCCATTAAAGTTATCTGGGGCTTTCTCATTGCCGGTACAGCCAGCGTGCTTCTGCTCAGCGGTGGACTGGAGGGCCTTCAGACCGCCTCCATTGTTGCGGCGCTCCCTTTTGCCGTCATTATGATTGTCATGCTGTTTTCCCTGCTGATTATGATGACGAAAGATTTACAGATTGAAAAGCTGAGGGGACGAAAACAGGAACGCCGCCGTGTGAAAGATGAAGTTTACGGCGGTATGAAAGATAACGTCTATGATGATGTCCGTGAAGATGTAAGGGAAGATATAAGAGAAGATATGAAAGAAAACCTCCGGGAAGAATACATCAGCGAAGATGTATATGAGGAGATGAAAGAGGAAGTTTACGAACAGGTGAAAGATGAAGTTTATGACGATATTAAAGAAGAAGTTTACGAAGAGTTTAAGGATAAAATTTACAATGATCTTCGTGACGACCTTGAAGAACAGCTGAAGGACGAAGATAATGAAACTGATAAAAAGAAACGAAAATAA
- a CDS encoding cold-shock protein yields MTTGTVKWFNAEKGFGFIEREDGDDVFVHFSAIQAEGFKTLEEGQNVEFEIVDGDRGPQAANVTAV; encoded by the coding sequence ATGACTACAGGCACAGTAAAATGGTTTAATGCAGAAAAAGGTTTTGGATTCATCGAGCGTGAAGACGGAGACGACGTATTCGTACATTTCTCTGCGATCCAGGCAGAAGGATTCAAAACGCTTGAAGAAGGCCAGAACGTTGAATTTGAAATTGTTGATGGAGACCGCGGACCGCAGGCAGCAAACGTAACAGCTGTATAA
- a CDS encoding LacI family DNA-binding transcriptional regulator produces the protein MVTINDIATRAGVSRTTVSRVINQSGYVSEKAREKIRLVIEETGYVPSEHAKSLRLQRTKVVGVILPKISTETTSRIVGGIDKELSGEGYQILLANSNLEMAKEIEHLKLLKSRRVDGIILIATNTEPELLETIDSLSVPIVAVGQDIPGISSVVYDDYRAAAMLTEEIIKKGHTRIAFIGVEKSDYAVGVVRKKAFLETMEKYHLPVKDEWVQTATFSIAAGEEAAEAILKTEQEVPTAIFAVTDRLAVGAMQTLRRKNYRLPEDMAVVGMGASDMSAYITPALTTVDYHYEAAGREASRMLLQTLKKGEKKVEKSRMKYRLLERNSLS, from the coding sequence ATGGTGACGATTAATGATATCGCGACGCGGGCAGGCGTTTCGAGAACTACTGTTTCGAGAGTAATTAACCAGTCAGGATATGTAAGTGAAAAAGCACGTGAAAAAATCCGGCTCGTCATTGAGGAAACCGGCTATGTTCCGAGTGAACATGCGAAGTCGCTGCGCCTGCAGCGGACGAAAGTTGTCGGCGTCATTCTGCCGAAAATCAGTACCGAGACCACGAGCCGGATTGTCGGTGGAATAGATAAAGAGTTGAGCGGGGAAGGCTATCAGATCCTGCTGGCCAATTCCAACCTGGAAATGGCGAAAGAAATTGAACATTTGAAACTGCTGAAAAGCCGACGAGTGGACGGTATTATACTTATCGCTACCAATACAGAGCCGGAACTGCTGGAGACGATTGATTCGCTGAGTGTTCCAATTGTAGCAGTCGGCCAGGACATCCCCGGCATCTCTTCCGTCGTTTACGATGACTACAGGGCAGCAGCGATGCTTACTGAGGAAATTATAAAAAAGGGCCACACCCGCATCGCTTTTATCGGGGTGGAGAAATCTGATTACGCAGTCGGTGTTGTTCGAAAAAAGGCCTTTTTGGAAACGATGGAGAAGTACCATCTTCCCGTGAAAGATGAATGGGTCCAGACAGCCACATTCAGCATAGCTGCCGGAGAAGAAGCTGCAGAAGCAATACTGAAAACAGAGCAGGAAGTACCAACAGCTATTTTTGCTGTTACAGACCGGCTGGCGGTCGGTGCCATGCAGACGCTGCGGAGGAAAAATTACCGTCTGCCGGAAGACATGGCGGTTGTCGGAATGGGAGCTTCGGACATGTCAGCCTATATAACGCCTGCGCTGACGACTGTTGACTATCATTATGAAGCAGCCGGCAGGGAAGCCTCACGAATGCTTCTGCAGACTCTAAAAAAAGGTGAAAAGAAAGTCGAAAAATCCCGAATGAAGTATAGACTTTTAGAAAGGAATAGTTTATCATAG